The Mycobacterium riyadhense sequence TCGCGACCCTGGCGGTGTATCTGGCGGTCCCCGGCGAACTATCGGTCGACCCCGTGGAGATGGGCAACGCCAAGCTGCTGGTGCTGGGGATCGGCACCACCTTGGGAGTGTTCGCCCAGACCGCGGTGCTGCTGATCGCGATCGGCCGCCAGCACATCAGCCTGCGCCCCTTATGGGGAATCGATCAGCGGCTCAAGCGATTTGGCGCGATGGCGGCCGCGATGGTGTTCTATGTGCTGATCAGTCAGCTCGGCCTGGTCGTCGGAAACCAAATCGCCAGCACGGCCGCGGCTTCCGGTCCGGCGATCTACAACTACACCTGGCTGGTGTTGATGCTGCCGTTCGGCATGATCGGTGTGACCGTGCTGACGGTGGTGATGCCGCGGCTGAGCCGCAACGCTGCCGCCAACGACACCCCCGCCGTCCTCGCCGACCTGTCGCTGGCCACCCGTCTCACCATGATCACCTTGATCCCGACGGTGGCGTTGATGACCGTCGGTGGGCGGGCCATCGGCAGCGCGCTGTTCGCCTACGGCAATTTCGGTGACGTTGACGCCGGCTACCTGGGCGCGGCGATCGCGTTGTCGGCGTTCACGTTGATCCCCTACGCGCTGGTGCTGCTGCAGCTGCGCGTCTTTTACGCCCGGGAGCAACCGTGGACGCCGATCGTGATCATCGTCGTCATCACCACCGTCAAGATCGTCGGTTCGGTGTTGGCGCCGCATCTCACCAGTGACCGTGAACTGGTGGCGGGTTATCTCGGGCTGGCCAACGGTCTCGGATTTCTGGCCGGAGCGATCGGCGGCTACGTGTTGTTGCGTCGCGCGCTGCGACCGCGCGGCGGGAAGTTGGTCGGTGTTGCTGAGGTGCGCACCATCCTGGTGGCGACTGCCGCGTCGCTGCTGGCCAGCCTGATTGCCTATCTGGCCGATCGGCTGCTGGGGCTCGACCAGTTGAGCGCCCACGGCGGCGGTATCGGTTCGCTGCTGCGGCTGGTTGTGGTGGCGATGATCATGCTGCCGATCGTGGCCGCGGTGATGCTGCGCGCGCAGGTTCCCGAGGCGCGGGCGGCGCTGGCCGCTGTCAGGCGGCGGATCGGGGGCCGGCGCGGGCCGAGCAAGCCGACTGCGCCAGATGGATCGTCTCGCCGCAGCCAGGTCACGTACCCTGAGCAGAGAAATTCGTCCCTGCCGGGGCCAAACGCGGTCCAGGAGCCGATCCGGCGCAGACCTCCGGCAACCCCAGCCGGGATAGCGAAAGGACCGGAGGTGACCGACCGCCCATCGGATAGCGCTTCCTCGCACTCCGGACCCGGCACCGAGCGGCCGGTTGCTGACGACTTCCAGCCCGACATTCCGGCAGACCTCGACCGCGGGCCAGGTTCGGTACCCCGCCAGCCTGAACGCAACGGCGATCACGTACCCGCTCCCCGGGGCCCGATTCCATTCGACGCTCCGCGTGAGCGAGGTCCGGAACCTTCGGCGCCGCACGACGAAGTCCACCTGGTTCCCGGCGCCCGCATCGCCAACGGCCGCTACCGGCTGCTGATCAGCCACGGCGGCACACCCCCGCTGCAGTTCTGGCAGGCACTGGACACCGCGCTGGACCGGCAGGTGGCGCTGACCTTCGTCGACCCGAGGGGCACCCTGCCCGACGACGCCTTGCAGGAGATCTTGAGCCGCACCTTGCGGCTGAGCCGGATCGACAAACCCGGTATCGCGCGGGTTCTCGACGTCGTACACACCGGTTCCGGCGGGCTGGTGGTCGCGGAGTGGATCCGCGGCGGCTCCCTGCAGGAAGTGGCCGACACCTCGCCATCACCCGTCGGCGCCATCCGGGCGATGCAGTCGTTGGCCGCCGCCGCCGACGCCGCCCACCGTGCGGGTGTCGCCCTTTCCATCGACCATCCCAGCCGGGTTCGGGTCAGCATCGACGGCGACGTGGTGCTGGCCTACCCGGCCACGATGCCCGACGCCAATCCGCAGGACGACATCCGCGGGATCGGCGCCTCGCTGTATGCGCTCCTGGTCAACCGCTGGCCGTTGCCCGAGTCGGGCACCCGCAGCGGATTGGCGCCGGCCCAGCGCGACGCCGCCGGCAATCCCGTCGAACCCGCCATCGTCGACCGTGACATCCCCTTCCAGATCTCCGCCGTCGCCGTCCGTTCGGTCCAGGAGGACGGCGGGATACGCAGCGCCTCAACGCTGTTGAACCTGCTACAACAGGCGACCGCGGTGGCCGACCGCACCGAGATACTGGGTCCGATCGACGAGGTTCCGCCGCCGGCCGCGCCGCGTGAGCCATCCGTTCGCGGCGCTGGGCCATTCGGCAACCGGCGCCGCAACCTGATCATCGGCGTCACCGCGGCCGCCGCCGTCATCTTGGTGGCACTGCTGGTGCTGGCATCGGTGTTGAACAGGATGTTCGACCTCGGCAACGGCATCAACAAGGACCAGCTCGGTCTCACCGCGCCGACCTCGTCGACGTCGGGGGCGCCCGAGGCTTCCGCGCCGCCCGGCAGCACCGTCAAACCCACCAAGGCCACGGTCTTCTCCCCCGACGGCGAAGCCGATAATCCCGGCGAAGCCGGTCAGGCAATCGACGGCGATCCGGGCAGTGCCTGGCATACCGACATCTACACGGACGCGGTCCCGTTCCCGGGCTTCAAGAACGGGGTCGGGTTGATGTTGCAACTGCCCAAGCCGACGGTGGTCGGGGCGGTCAGCCTCAACGTGTCCAGCACCGGGACGAAGGTGGAGATTCGCTCCGCATCGTCTCCGACCCCGTCGAAGCTGAGCGATACCACCGTGCTGACTTCGGCCACGGCGCTCAAGCCGGGCCGCAACACCATCGCGGTGAAGACGTCGTCGCCGACGTCGAATCTGTTGGTGTGGATTTCCACGTTGGGCACCACCGACGGCAAGAGCCGCGCGGACATCTCTGAACTCACGATCCAAGCCGCATCCTGACCGGGCCGTGGGTGAAGTGCCCGACGACAGCCGATTGGTTACTGTCCCGCCGTGGGTTTCGGGCGGGTTGGACAGGAACGCAGCGACAGTGAGCTGCTGGCGGCCCATGTTGCCGGCGACCGCAACGCATTCGCACAGTTGTTTCTACGGCATCACCGGCAGCTGCATCGCCTGGCCCGGCTCACCAGCCGGAGCCCCGAAGACGCCGACGACGCGTTGCAGGAGGCCATGCTGGCGGCTCACCGCAGCGCCAGCACGTTCAGGAACGACGCAGCGGTCAGCAGTTGGCTGCACCGCATCTTGGTCAACGCCTGCCTGGACCGGTTGCGTCGCACCAAAGCTCAGCCGACCGTCCCGCTCGCCGACGAGTATCCGGTCGCTGATCGGACCGCCCAGGTCGAAACCGCGATTCTGGTGCAGCGGGCGCTGATGCGACTGCCCGTCGAGCAACGAGCCACCGTCGTCGCCGTCGACATGCAGGGCTACTCGATCGCCGACACCGCTTTGATGCTGGGTGTGGCCGAGGGGACGGTCAAGAGCCGATGCGCCCGCGCGCGGGCCCGGCTCGCGCAGCTGTTGGGTTATCTCAATGCCGGCGCGTTCGAATCCAGTTAACCAAAACGGCCGGCATTCAAGCCGCCGGCGAACCAATGCGTTTGTAAGGTTTTGGGTGGTTGCCCACTTGGGCGATGCATCAGCGAAGGAGTAGCGCGGTGCTTTCGCGATGGAGTGGCCGTAGCAGTCGCTGGCAAGGATGCCTAATGTGGCGCGCATCGGCGCGGCGGTTAGTGTTAGTTCGGCGATGGGGTCCGGCTAGCTGGCATCGTGGCGGCGTCGACCGGGCCGATATCTTGGAATCTCGACTACCTGGGCGGCAGCGTCGACGCCGACAATTACGTCACGCACGAAGGCCTTGCGGTACGCAATCACGATGTTGAGTAAGTGATCGGCCTCAGTGGGCGCAGCAGCAACTAGCGCTGCTGCCAGTTCGTTTCGGCGGACGTTCGCCCCTGAGCTGTTGGCGAGGTCAACGAGTTGGTCGAGGCGCCGGTCCACGGGATACGGCCAGTTCATGGAGGCAGGCTTCATCGTGCTTCGCGATGCGAACTTGTTCGCGTCTAAGAGGACACCGTCCTGGTCGGTCATGTCTGTACCCGGCGCGTCCTTTCCGGCTGCTTTGTATTTAGTAACTACAATGTGCGTACGTTGTTAAATTGTTCTTAGGAATAGTAATGCGTGAGCCCGCCATGCTGTATGAGCCGATCATCGAGGTGCGTGACGTCCTGGAATCATTCCTCGCCGACGACATCGTGCTGGCGGATTGGCAAGACACTTTGTCGGCCGCGTCAGTTCGACTGTTCGAGCTCGGCGTTGCGTGGTCAGACCCCGATGTAGTCGAACTGAGCCGGATGACTCGGCAGCTTGCCGGCGAAGGCCTCACCGGGGATTTGTCGCTCGCTCGCCTGGCAGCTAATAACGTCGCTCGCCTGTTGGAGAATGTGCGCATTCCAGGGGTTCCCCGCCCGGAAGATGACAACTGGGCGTTCTAGAGTGACTTCATCGTTCGAACAGCGGCAAGACCTGCAACGCAGACGGCACCAGCAGCCCTAAGAGCACGCGCCGTTTCTTGTGCAGTTGCTCCGCTGCCATAAACATCGTCAACGACCAGGACGCTCCGACCAGACATGTCGCGTGCGCATCGGAAAAGCCCGCGGACGGCGTCGGCGCGCCGGTCGAGCTCGAGCGCCTTTGCAGGACTGCGGAATTCGCGCACACAGGTACACCGAACTAGAGCGGCGTCGCGTTCGCGCGCAACCGCGTCTGCCACACGTGATCCGAAGCTAAGGACGTGCGAGTCGTGACCTGGAACAGCAGCGATCGCGTCGACGTCGCACAACAACGGGTGTGCAGCGATGAACTCCACGATCTCGCCCACAACGGCCAGACCGACCTCTCGCAATTTAGCGACGTCCTTCGACTTTTTGTACCAGTACTTGCCGCGGTGCACGAGGTCAGCAAGTGCAGTGTTGTCCCACTCCCGAGGATCAACCCCGTCGACGACCTTCTTGTACCAGTCGAGCGCGATCGCAAAGTCAAGGCCATCGCCGCAGGGAACCGTCAGCGCGCTGCCTAAGAGGTCGAGCAGAGCAATGGTCTCAGATCGGGGATTTGGGCCGACGCCCTCCAGCGCGTGGTGGACCGCGCTCGCGCTGGTCTGGCGAACGTATTCCGGGTCAACGAGCATGACCTGCTTGATCGCACCGACTGGGCCATCCACATAGAGCAGATGGCGATCGGCCGCCTCGGCCACATAGCTGTGTTGCGTGACGCATGCGCCACCCCTATTGCTGGGGCCGCTTTGGAGCTTTTTTCTGATCACCACTAAACCTGTCGAGACGGCGTTCGTGCTATATCGTCGCTGGAAATTCCGAGACATCCAGCTCTCGACACGCCGATGTGCTAGCGTTTCGAACGCATGTTCGATAAGATGAGCTGGTGGCCGCGGGCTCCGAGGAGGTGGAGCTATGGGGGTCGATCCGCTAAGTCGACTGCACTATGCGCTAGCCGGGACAAGATTCGGCGGAGGCCAGGCAACTATGGTCGCGAAGGTTCGGACTTCGGGCCCCCGCGCCTTCGAGGACATTCTTGAGGCGCTTGATTGCGATACCCGGAAGCTGATCGACGAGCAGGCGCAGCAACTGTTGGACAGTGGAATTGGCGCCGTCCTGCTGGGCGACGCCGGCTACCCGCAACACCTTGCGTCATCTAGGTCGGCTCCCGCGGCACTCTTCGTCAACGGACCTCTTGAGTTGCTCGATCAGCATGGCATCGGGATGTGCGGCTCCCGACATTCAAGCAGCGAGGGATTGCGTGCGGCTCATGCGTGCGCGGAGGTCGTCACACATCGGGGCTATGCCGTCATTTCTGGCTACGCCAAGGGTGTTGATTTGGTGGCCCATTCCGCTGCACTAGCGAGCGGAGGCAATACCGTTATCGTGCTGGCGGAGGGGATCAGCCACTTCCGTATTCGCAAAGGCGAGTTCGCAAGGCTGTGGGACGGCAAGCGGGCGGTCGTGATTTCTCAGTTCGCGCCCGACCAGAAATGGTTCGTGTCCGGAGCAATGGCCCGGAACGCAGTTATCTCCGGGTTGAGCACAGCGCTCGTCGTCGTCGAGGCCGGCGAGACCGGGGGCACATTGGCCGCTGGTCAACATGCATTGCGCAGCGGCCAGACAGTGCTCGCGCTTCACCTGTTCGGTGCACCCTCCGGCAATCGGGCGCTAATCGAGAAGGGCGCCAAAGTGATTCGTAGTCGACGCGACCTTGAGAAAGCGCTGGACTATCTCGATGCAGGCGGATCAAAGCAACTGACATTGATGTAGGGAAGTTTCGGTGCTTCTTGCGCACAAGCATCTTCAGCGGCGTCGGTACTGATTGCGGTTGTCACGGCCGGCGGCGGTGCGGCTCAGCGCCGCGGGCATGAACGACAGTCAAGGCGCCGCCAGTCAAGGCGGC is a genomic window containing:
- a CDS encoding lipid II flippase MurJ; the encoded protein is MPPRPGWTPQQPPQRKPELSDAALVSRSWGMAFATLISRLTGFARIVLLAAILGAALASSFSVANQLPNLVAALVLEATFTAIFVPVLARAEQDDPDRGAAFVRRLVTLATTLLLAATALSVLAAPLLVRLMLGRDPQVNEPLTTAFAYLLLPQVLAYGLSAVFMAILNTRNVFGPPAWAPVVNNVVAIATLAVYLAVPGELSVDPVEMGNAKLLVLGIGTTLGVFAQTAVLLIAIGRQHISLRPLWGIDQRLKRFGAMAAAMVFYVLISQLGLVVGNQIASTAAASGPAIYNYTWLVLMLPFGMIGVTVLTVVMPRLSRNAAANDTPAVLADLSLATRLTMITLIPTVALMTVGGRAIGSALFAYGNFGDVDAGYLGAAIALSAFTLIPYALVLLQLRVFYAREQPWTPIVIIVVITTVKIVGSVLAPHLTSDRELVAGYLGLANGLGFLAGAIGGYVLLRRALRPRGGKLVGVAEVRTILVATAASLLASLIAYLADRLLGLDQLSAHGGGIGSLLRLVVVAMIMLPIVAAVMLRAQVPEARAALAAVRRRIGGRRGPSKPTAPDGSSRRSQVTYPEQRNSSLPGPNAVQEPIRRRPPATPAGIAKGPEVTDRPSDSASSHSGPGTERPVADDFQPDIPADLDRGPGSVPRQPERNGDHVPAPRGPIPFDAPRERGPEPSAPHDEVHLVPGARIANGRYRLLISHGGTPPLQFWQALDTALDRQVALTFVDPRGTLPDDALQEILSRTLRLSRIDKPGIARVLDVVHTGSGGLVVAEWIRGGSLQEVADTSPSPVGAIRAMQSLAAAADAAHRAGVALSIDHPSRVRVSIDGDVVLAYPATMPDANPQDDIRGIGASLYALLVNRWPLPESGTRSGLAPAQRDAAGNPVEPAIVDRDIPFQISAVAVRSVQEDGGIRSASTLLNLLQQATAVADRTEILGPIDEVPPPAAPREPSVRGAGPFGNRRRNLIIGVTAAAAVILVALLVLASVLNRMFDLGNGINKDQLGLTAPTSSTSGAPEASAPPGSTVKPTKATVFSPDGEADNPGEAGQAIDGDPGSAWHTDIYTDAVPFPGFKNGVGLMLQLPKPTVVGAVSLNVSSTGTKVEIRSASSPTPSKLSDTTVLTSATALKPGRNTIAVKTSSPTSNLLVWISTLGTTDGKSRADISELTIQAAS
- the sigM gene encoding RNA polymerase sigma factor SigM, coding for MGFGRVGQERSDSELLAAHVAGDRNAFAQLFLRHHRQLHRLARLTSRSPEDADDALQEAMLAAHRSASTFRNDAAVSSWLHRILVNACLDRLRRTKAQPTVPLADEYPVADRTAQVETAILVQRALMRLPVEQRATVVAVDMQGYSIADTALMLGVAEGTVKSRCARARARLAQLLGYLNAGAFESS
- a CDS encoding ComF family protein: MSRNFQRRYSTNAVSTGLVVIRKKLQSGPSNRGGACVTQHSYVAEAADRHLLYVDGPVGAIKQVMLVDPEYVRQTSASAVHHALEGVGPNPRSETIALLDLLGSALTVPCGDGLDFAIALDWYKKVVDGVDPREWDNTALADLVHRGKYWYKKSKDVAKLREVGLAVVGEIVEFIAAHPLLCDVDAIAAVPGHDSHVLSFGSRVADAVARERDAALVRCTCVREFRSPAKALELDRRADAVRGLFRCARDMSGRSVLVVDDVYGSGATAQETARALRAAGAVCVAGLAAVRTMKSL
- a CDS encoding DNA-processing protein DprA, which produces MVAKVRTSGPRAFEDILEALDCDTRKLIDEQAQQLLDSGIGAVLLGDAGYPQHLASSRSAPAALFVNGPLELLDQHGIGMCGSRHSSSEGLRAAHACAEVVTHRGYAVISGYAKGVDLVAHSAALASGGNTVIVLAEGISHFRIRKGEFARLWDGKRAVVISQFAPDQKWFVSGAMARNAVISGLSTALVVVEAGETGGTLAAGQHALRSGQTVLALHLFGAPSGNRALIEKGAKVIRSRRDLEKALDYLDAGGSKQLTLM